Part of the Halorhabdus utahensis DSM 12940 genome, CGAAAACGTGCTGGAGACGGTCGCGGTCAGCTCGCAGGGAGAACTTGTCGGCGATCTCGAGGGTTGTCTCCCCCGTCGTCACCGCGTCCCAGCACTGCCCGACGAGGTCCGCGATGGCGACCGCTTCGGTCTCGCCGACGGTCTCGCCTTGCCGGGCGAGCATGAGCGTGTCCTCGATGATCGACTCCATGCGATCCAATGCGTTGACGACAGGGGCGATGTGCTCGTGGTCGTCGCCACACTCCTCAGCCGCCAGCGTGATTCGGCTCTGGGCGACGTTCAGCGGATTTCGGAGGTCATGAGAGATGACGCCGGCGAACTCCGCGAGTCGGTCAACCTCCAGTTCGAGCTGTCGTTCCCGCTCCTTCCGAGCAGTGATGTCCCTGGCGACGCTCAAGACGGCCTCCTCGCCGAAGTACGACACCAGACTCGACGTGATCTCGACCGGGATTTGCTCGCCGGACGTCGTGAGGTGGACGGTCTCGAATGTCAACTCACCCTCGTCCCGGATCGTCTCGACCGCTTCACTGATCTGGCCCGTCAGCTGGCCGGCAGTGATATCATGGGGAGTCATACCGAGCAGTTCACCCTCGTCGTATCCGAGCCGCTCACGGGCTGTCTCGTTGACGGCGAGAAACTGACCGTCGAAATCGTGAACGAAAACGGCGTCGTTGATCCCGTGGAACAGGCCTTCGAAGGTGTCTCTGGTTTCCCGACGCTCGCGCTCGCGTGCCCGCTGTTCGGTGACCTCCCGCAACGCGGCGACGGCACCCTCCACCGTGTCGTCGTCAGCCACGAGCGGGAAGTACCGGACGTCGAACGTGCGATCGTCGCCGTCCGGGCCGGGACGCGTGATCTCGTAGGCCAGCGATTCGCCGGCCAGCGCCCGGTCGACAGCGGGCTTGATCGCTTCGAAGGTTTCGGTCCCGTAGACGTCCGCGATCGTCAGTTCAGCCGGGATCTCCTCGCCCAGGCCGTGGAATCGCCGGTAGTTTCGGTTGGCCAACTCGTAGGTGTACTCCCGGTCGACGACTGCGAGTTGATTGGTCGAACTCTCGACGGTCTGTTCGTACCGGCGGAGGCGTCGCTCGGTTTCGGCCCGCTCGGTGACGTCCGACCCGGAGACGAGCAGGTGCGTGACCTCGCCGGCGTCGTCGCGAAGCCCGGTGACGTGCCACTTGATGCGTCGGATCTCGCCGTCCACGGTCCGGACCGTGTTCTCGTGGACGTCGAACTCGTCGTCGTCTCTGAGGCCGTCGAGAACCGCCGGCAGACCCACGTCACTCTCCTCGGGGACGACGGTCTCGAACCAGTCCGAACCGAGCAGTTCGTCGCGATCGTACCCGAGGACCGCACACCCGCGGTCGTTGATGCGCTGGATCGTTCCCTCGATGTCCAGCACGAGCATGATCGTGGCTGCCTTCTCGAAGGCTTTCCGGGCAACTTCGTCGTCAGACGCCATTGGTCACGGTACGCGTCAGAACTCCTTTAAATATCGCTTCGGCCGAAAACTTGCTTCACCAGCAACTGGCGACCCACCCCGTTCGCTGGCCACTCTCACCGGTCAACACGGGGCGATCCCGACGCCCTCGGCCAGCAGTTCGTGCGAGCGTAGCGCGTCGTCGTGGTCGGCGACGACCTGCTGGATCATCATCTCATCGACGCCGACCCTGTCGGCGAGTTGCTCGAGCAGTCCCGCGAGCGTCTCGGGACTCCCCGAGATGGTCCGCGGCCACTCCCCCGCCTCGAGCGTGGCCGGCGTCGGGTCGGGCACACCGTCGAGTTCGTCGATCGCTTCCTCAATTGAGGGCGTCGAGCCGACGACGCCGCGTGCCATCCGCTGGAAGGACGCCTCGGCCACCGCCCGCTTGCGCGCCGCTTCCGCGTCGGTCTCGGCGGCGATGGCGTTGACGGCGACCATCCCTTCCGGTTCGTCGATGCCGCCGTCGCTGTCGGCGGGCTCGAAATGCTCGCGGTAGGTCTCGAAGGCCTGGGTCACGAACCCGGGGCGGATGAACGCCGCGAAACAGTAGCGCAAGCCGAGTTGCCCGGCGACTTTCGCACTGGACGGGCTCGATCCGAGCACCCACGGGACCGGCGGCTCCTCGCCGGAGCGAGGGATCGCCAGGTCGCTGTAGGCGTGGTCGTCGGGAAAAGCGTCGTAGAGGTGGGCGACGACGGACTCGATCTTCTCGCGGTGCTCGGCGTCGGGGTTCTCGACACGACGCTCGGTCCCGAGGGCGCGATCGGCAGCCGGCGAGCCGTTCGCTCGGCCCAGTCCGGCGTCGATGCGGCCCGGCGCGAGTCCATCGAGCGTGCCGAAAACCTCGGCGACCTTGTAGGGGCTGTAGTGGTTGAGCAGGACGGCTCCCGAGCCGAGCCGGATCGAGTCGGTTTCTGCCGCGAGATGGCCAAGCAGCACCTCTGGCGTCGTTCCGGCGAGGGTGTCGCCCATTGCGTGGTGTTCGGCCACCCAGACCCGCGAGTAGCCGAGTTCCTCGGCCTGTTTCGCGGCGGTGACGGTGTTCGCGTAGGCATCGGTCGCGGTGCCGCCCTCGGGGACCGGAGAGAGATCGACGATCGAGAGGTCCATAGTGGAAGGCGGGGACGGCGCGGGGTAATCGTTCGGCTCCCGGCAGTTTCGTGGCCGGAGGCTGTCCCGTCGCCCCGCCCTGGGTAGTGTGTCGTGTAGTAGGGGTCGCTGGCAACAGCCAGAAAGTCCCCCCGCTCTCAGCTGCCGCGACTCTCACGGCTCACTCCGTTCGCCGTTCGAGCGGACTGAGACGCTCACTCTGTTCGCGTCTCGCGCTCGCTGCGCTCCGGTGGGTGCTTACGTCACCGGGAGAGCTTCGCTCTCCCGAGCCACGCGGCAGAGCCGCGGACGCCGGGGGTCGCTGCGAGCGCGGCCCCTTTCAGTCCCGCCCGATGCCGGTTGATCAGCCGGCCTGGGCGGGACTGAAAGGGGCGAGTGGCTCCGGGAAGACGGCCGACGCTAGGCGCGAGGCGGCAGAGCCGCCTCGGCACGCGCGAACGGGCCCACGGCCCGTGAGCGGACACCGTGGTTCGAAAGAGCGAAGCTCTTTCGTCATCCCGGAAATCTCTGATTTCCGGAGACAACGCAGTGAGGAGCGTGGTTCGAGACGGACGAAGTCCGTCTCGTCATCCCGGAAATCTTCGATTTCCGGAGACAGCGAGGGCCTCGACCGGAGCCACTCGGGGCTTTCTGGCTGTTTCCAACCGCGCTCGCTCAACTAAACACCACCCCGCCGCGGGACAACGGGCTTTTGCGCGTCCATTCCGTACCGCGGCGTAATGGAATCCACCCAGCGGTCCGTCGAGGACAAACTCGCGGCGGCCCGCGCCGATCTGGCCGAGCGCGACGGCGTCCTCGTGGCATTTTCGGGCGGGGTCGATTCGAGCGTCGTCGCCGCGATCGCCGAAGACGCACTGGGCGCGGACGCGGTCGCCTGTACGGCCAGAAGCGAGACGCTCCCCGAGGCCGAACTGCAGGAGGCCAAGCGTGTCGCCGAGGAGATCGGCATCCGCCACGATATCGTCGAGTTCTCCGAACTCGAAAGCGAGGCGTTCATCGAAAACGACGGCGATCGGTGCTATCACTGCCGGTCGATGCGCCTCTCCGCGATGTACGACCGGGCGAAGGAACTCGACATCGAGACGGTCTGTGACGGGACGAACGCCGCCGACCCCGGCGAGGGACACCGCCCCGGATTGCAGGCCGTCGAGGAACTCGACGCGACCTCACCGCTGCTCGAACACGATATCACGAAGGAAGAAGTCCGGGAGATCGCCGACCACTACGACCTCTCGGTCGCCGAGAAGCCGTCGATGGCGTGTCTCTCCTCGCGGATCCCGACCGGGCTGGAAGTCACCGAGGAGAAACTCACGCGGATCGAACAGGCCGAACGTGTCCTCCGGACCTGGGGCTTCGAGCAGTTCCGCGTCCGCGATCACGACGGCATCGCCCGGATCGAGGTCGGCGAGGAGGAACTCGAGGCGGCGCTCGATCCGGAGTTCGTCGCCGCGGCGCGCGAACACATCGGCGATCTGGGATTCGAGCACGTCACGCTCGACCTGGAGGGGTATCGGACGGGAAGTGTGAGCCCGGCGAGCGAAGACGACTGATCGGTCGCTACGTGTGGATTTCGAGCGAGTGGTCTACTGCTGACGATCAGTTGTTGGACGGCAGTCACGAGATGCCGTCTGGCGCGTGGGATATCTTCGGTCTAAGTTGGACGGAAAATCCGAATCGACCAGTAGAATCAAGTACCAGTCTCAAGAGCATACGAGTATGATATCGCGCCGTCACGTCCTGATTTCGCTCGGCGCTTCTGTCACAGGGGCCGTCGCTGGTTGTTCGAGTAGCGGCGACGACGAACCAGCAAACACCGACACAGCAATCGGCACGCCGGTCCACACCTACACCGAGCACCAGCCGAACGAAACAGAAGTTGAAGTCGAAACACCGAACGGAACAACCACAGTCAGGAACGAAACCACACCAGAAAACACAACCACTCCAGACAACACGACAACTCCGGAAAACACTACAACCCCTGACAATACAACCACTCCAGAAAATACTACAACACCAGACAATACTACAACTCCGGAGGAAACAGTCCCTGTCCACGACTACGAACCATCACAAATCAACGCCGGAGACATCCACGCACAGAGACTGGAAGAATCCAAACCAGAAAGCACGAGCTCAACAATCAGACGAATCGACTTGGAAGAAATCCAGTCATACGACACCAGAACAGAACAACTCACAGAACTCGCCGTCCAAGTCTCAAAAATAACAGGAGACAGAGACGCCGCCGCAGACGCAATCAACTACATCGCACTAACAGAACTCGACTGGACCAACGAAGACAACTTCCGCGGCAACCACACCCGATTCTACAACGGCGGCCCCGGCGACTGGACACAACTCCTCTACCAAACACAAGAAGACGAACAAAAACAATTCGACGCATTCAGCCCCCAAGCCAACGTCACCGACAAAAACAACATGATCCAAAACGTACCCGAAGACAGCTACTTCGATGACAGCGGAACTGCTACAAGATCATACTTTGATAAGAGTGCTTTCGATACAGATCATCCGGAATGGGGCTCAAAAGATTGGGAAGGCTGGCATGAAAACCTGCATCAGGTGATTTACGGAGATACAATAGACCTCATCAACCACGACGACTTTATTGCATCTGAAAACTTTGAAATAGGATTCACTGATGCAGGCTTTGAACTCCTCGAAAGAGAGTTTGAAGAGTTTGACGGTTGGGAGTTCCTCGACCACATCAACGAGGAGTATGAGAAAGCCAGACAGGGCGTCCAGGAATATGAACACGCTCTTGAAGATGATGAGTACCTGAGAGTCGGTGCCAACATTGAGCAAGTTGACGACATAGAAGAAGCCGAATTCCTGTACGACGTCGGCGATTTGGAGGAGTGGGAGACGGGAGCCGGAATGGCTCCTTCACCCTCCTAATCTTCCTCCTTAACAGCTATCAGTAAACGTTTTACAGAATACTCTTGGATTTCTCCTTATTGGATTCAACCCTCCTGTTTCGGCGGGGAAGTCGGTGAAGATGTCGGTGTTGGTGCTGGAGGTGTATTGGTCAAGTTCGTTTTCTTCCGTGTTGAGCGGTGTGCCCGGATTGAAGTTGATTAGTCCGCCGTAGTCTGTTGGTGATTCGGCGGGGATTCCTTCGATGATTGTTCCTTGAAGCGGTACGTCGTCACTCCATCCTGCAGCGTTGGTGCCACGCCAGGAGTTGTGAACCGGTAAAAGATCAATACCCGTGTTCTGAGCGAATCCGTACAGGCATTTGAACCTTGACTTGTTTTCTCGGGACAGTCCGTTCCGTTCCGGGATCTCGGTGACGACCCGGGTTGGTTCGCCGTCACCGAGTTCGACCGTTGCCGTCGTGTTCGATACTATTTCCGCGTCTTGCCTGTTGGGAATGTCTGTGCCTTGGAAGCATTGCGCGACGACTTTGACACTGTTTTCGACATCCGGGTGCTGGTCGGCGTCGGCGGGGATGCCACGGGCTTGCTCCCAGTTCCGCATCTCCGAGTCGTTGATCTGGAAGCCGACCGGTTGACCGGAAAGCGTCTCCCGCAGGCCGCTAGGATGCAACTCTCCTGCGGGCCGATACTCGTTCTATTCATCGTGATCGCCGATCTCGTCTTCCAACGCCGCAAGTTCGGCATCGGTTTTCTCGTCAGTACGATCTGCAGCGATCTGTTTCTCGGGCGCTTCCGGCGTGGCGTCCGCATCGCGGTGGTGACCGAACAGTCGATGTGCCTGCTCAAGGCTAGAGACATACCGTCGAATGTCATCTCGTTCGCCCAGGGCGTGGTAGTAGCCGTCGTCGGTTTTCCCGACGTAATCGTCGTCGTACAGCCGTTTGAGTGTCGTCGTGGCGGTCCCTCGCGGGATGTCGAGGGCTTCCGTGATGTCCTTCGGCGAATATCCCCACTCGGGGTTTCGATAGAGGTACGCGACGATATCCGACTTCGTGGTCCCTGGCCGAAGGGTAAGGTCGGAATCGTGATCGTTGAGGAGGACCGGCATATTGTAATCAAATGTAGTCAATTGTAGTATAAGAGTATTTCGGTCAGTTCACACGGTAACTGGCCTGACCGGGACGCGGAAACATCGCTCGCAATCGTCTGACAGTTGCGTGACGGTTGGCCAACCGACTGCAATCGATCATCGATCGAGGGGCAATCGCTGGCCTTGTTCCGGCCGAACATACCGCCAGATAGCAAGCGTCACTTCGAAAGCGACGATCAGCCCGCCGGCCAGTGCTGCGGCCTCGACCGGCGCGAGCGCGATCTCGTTCGCGCGATCCAGCAGGAACGGCTCCGGGCTCGCGAAGTATCCGATCGTCAGCGAGAGAATCCAGACCGGCGCGCGGAGTCGGAACAGCGACACACGGCCCGTGAACAGCACCTGCTTGAGCCGCCCCATCGACAGCAGCCGGATC contains:
- the larE gene encoding ATP-dependent sacrificial sulfur transferase LarE, which translates into the protein MESTQRSVEDKLAAARADLAERDGVLVAFSGGVDSSVVAAIAEDALGADAVACTARSETLPEAELQEAKRVAEEIGIRHDIVEFSELESEAFIENDGDRCYHCRSMRLSAMYDRAKELDIETVCDGTNAADPGEGHRPGLQAVEELDATSPLLEHDITKEEVREIADHYDLSVAEKPSMACLSSRIPTGLEVTEEKLTRIEQAERVLRTWGFEQFRVRDHDGIARIEVGEEELEAALDPEFVAAAREHIGDLGFEHVTLDLEGYRTGSVSPASEDD
- a CDS encoding LLM class flavin-dependent oxidoreductase; translation: MDLSIVDLSPVPEGGTATDAYANTVTAAKQAEELGYSRVWVAEHHAMGDTLAGTTPEVLLGHLAAETDSIRLGSGAVLLNHYSPYKVAEVFGTLDGLAPGRIDAGLGRANGSPAADRALGTERRVENPDAEHREKIESVVAHLYDAFPDDHAYSDLAIPRSGEEPPVPWVLGSSPSSAKVAGQLGLRYCFAAFIRPGFVTQAFETYREHFEPADSDGGIDEPEGMVAVNAIAAETDAEAARKRAVAEASFQRMARGVVGSTPSIEEAIDELDGVPDPTPATLEAGEWPRTISGSPETLAGLLEQLADRVGVDEMMIQQVVADHDDALRSHELLAEGVGIAPC
- a CDS encoding PAS domain-containing protein codes for the protein MASDDEVARKAFEKAATIMLVLDIEGTIQRINDRGCAVLGYDRDELLGSDWFETVVPEESDVGLPAVLDGLRDDDEFDVHENTVRTVDGEIRRIKWHVTGLRDDAGEVTHLLVSGSDVTERAETERRLRRYEQTVESSTNQLAVVDREYTYELANRNYRRFHGLGEEIPAELTIADVYGTETFEAIKPAVDRALAGESLAYEITRPGPDGDDRTFDVRYFPLVADDDTVEGAVAALREVTEQRARERERRETRDTFEGLFHGINDAVFVHDFDGQFLAVNETARERLGYDEGELLGMTPHDITAGQLTGQISEAVETIRDEGELTFETVHLTTSGEQIPVEITSSLVSYFGEEAVLSVARDITARKERERQLELEVDRLAEFAGVISHDLRNPLNVAQSRITLAAEECGDDHEHIAPVVNALDRMESIIEDTLMLARQGETVGETEAVAIADLVGQCWDAVTTGETTLEIADKFSLRADRDRLQHVFENLFRNAVEHASRTPHSSSTPRDAIERAGEAVTISVGRLGDDGFYVEDDGPGIPAADHETVFEPGFSIQDEGTGFGLTIVRQIAEAHGWTVDVTDGAAGGARFEFTGVDIVE
- a CDS encoding MarR family transcriptional regulator; protein product: MPVLLNDHDSDLTLRPGTTKSDIVAYLYRNPEWGYSPKDITEALDIPRGTATTTLKRLYDDDYVGKTDDGYYHALGERDDIRRYVSSLEQAHRLFGHHRDADATPEAPEKQIAADRTDEKTDAELAALEDEIGDHDE